The proteins below come from a single Mycobacteriales bacterium genomic window:
- a CDS encoding VWA domain-containing protein, with the protein MADPPAPFDAVDSVVGLARTLRAAGVPTAPDRVQTTIEALGELDPTRRDHVYWAGRLTLCDNPVDIARYDRVFAAYFGDRPTSVERRTRVLRPKLQLLATDGLAVDGSEDSAGEPRTARAAASAEEVLRDRDIATLNPEERAQLQTLLVRLALPGESRSSRRMRASRRGPIDGRRTVRAWLAAGGEPARLRRHRPTERPRRVVLLVDVSGSMAAYSDALLRFAHAAARRGHVPTEVFAFGTRLSRITRELRQPDPDVAMAAVASATPDAGSGTRLGGLLKEFLDGWGQRGMARGAVVVILSDGWERGDPELLGEQVARLHRLAHRVVWANPRKAGAGYQPTAGGMAAALPYVDDFVEGHSLGALLRLAEVVRGARQRPGSTLTLEDL; encoded by the coding sequence GTGGCTGACCCGCCTGCGCCCTTCGACGCCGTCGACAGCGTCGTCGGGCTCGCGCGGACGCTCCGCGCAGCCGGCGTGCCGACTGCGCCCGACCGGGTGCAGACCACGATCGAGGCGCTCGGCGAGCTCGACCCGACCCGCCGCGACCACGTCTACTGGGCCGGGCGGTTGACGCTGTGTGACAACCCGGTCGACATCGCCCGCTACGACCGGGTGTTCGCGGCGTACTTCGGCGACCGGCCGACCTCCGTCGAGCGGCGCACCCGTGTGCTGCGTCCGAAGCTTCAGCTACTTGCCACCGACGGACTGGCCGTCGACGGCAGCGAGGACTCGGCGGGCGAGCCGCGAACGGCCCGCGCCGCCGCGAGCGCCGAGGAGGTTCTGCGCGACCGCGACATCGCGACGTTGAACCCCGAGGAGCGGGCGCAGCTGCAGACCCTGCTCGTACGACTGGCGCTGCCCGGCGAGTCGCGGAGCAGCCGGCGGATGCGCGCATCGCGCCGCGGCCCGATCGACGGACGGCGGACCGTTCGCGCGTGGCTGGCCGCAGGTGGGGAGCCGGCGCGGCTGCGCCGGCACCGGCCGACCGAGCGGCCGCGGCGAGTGGTTCTGCTGGTCGACGTCAGCGGCTCGATGGCGGCGTACTCAGACGCGTTGCTGCGGTTCGCACACGCGGCTGCGCGCCGGGGACACGTGCCTACCGAGGTGTTCGCGTTCGGCACCCGGCTCTCGCGGATCACGCGCGAGCTGCGCCAGCCCGACCCCGACGTTGCGATGGCGGCGGTGGCGAGCGCGACCCCTGACGCCGGCTCCGGCACCAGGCTCGGCGGGTTGCTCAAGGAGTTCCTCGACGGCTGGGGGCAGCGGGGGATGGCGCGCGGCGCGGTGGTGGTGATCCTGTCCGATGGCTGGGAGCGGGGTGACCCGGAGCTACTCGGCGAGCAGGTCGCGCGGCTGCATCGGCTGGCGCACCGGGTGGTGTGGGCGAACCCCCGCAAGGCCGGTGCGGGCTATCAGCCCACCGCGGGTGGGATGGCGGCGGCCCTGCCGTATGTTGACGACTTCGTGGAAGGCCACAGTCTCGGGGCGCTGCTGAGGCTGGCCGAGGTGGTTCGCGGCGCCCGGCAGCGGCCCGGATCGACGTTGACGCTGGAGGATCTGTGA
- a CDS encoding alpha-ketoacid dehydrogenase subunit beta has product MTTLTLGKAINEGLRKAMEDDPKVLIMGEDVGRLGGVFRVTDGLQKDFGEDRVIDTPLAESGIVGTAVGLAIRGFRPVCEIQFDGFVFPAFDQIVSQVAHMHYRSAGNVKVPITIRIPYGGGIGAVEHHSESPESYFAQTPGLKVVTCSNPADAYSMIQQAIAADDPVIFFEPKRRYWDKAEVDTGAPPAPLWNARVAREGTVATLLSYGPSVRTCLEAAAAAASEGQDLEVVDLRALSPVDWETVFASVRKTGHAIVVSEAPVFGSIGGEIAARISERCFYSLEAPVLRVCGFSTPYPTARIEEEYLPDLDRILDAVDRSLAF; this is encoded by the coding sequence ATGACGACGCTGACACTCGGCAAGGCGATCAACGAGGGCCTGCGCAAGGCGATGGAGGACGACCCGAAGGTCCTCATCATGGGCGAGGACGTCGGGCGGCTGGGTGGCGTGTTCCGGGTCACCGACGGGCTGCAGAAGGACTTCGGCGAGGATCGCGTCATCGACACCCCGCTCGCCGAGTCCGGCATCGTCGGCACCGCGGTCGGGCTCGCGATCCGCGGGTTCCGACCGGTCTGCGAGATCCAGTTCGACGGCTTCGTCTTCCCGGCGTTCGACCAGATCGTCAGCCAGGTCGCGCACATGCACTACCGCTCGGCCGGCAACGTCAAGGTGCCGATCACGATCCGGATCCCGTACGGCGGCGGCATCGGCGCCGTCGAGCATCACAGCGAGTCGCCGGAGAGCTACTTCGCGCAGACACCTGGCCTGAAGGTGGTCACCTGCTCCAACCCGGCCGACGCCTACTCGATGATCCAGCAGGCGATCGCGGCCGACGACCCGGTCATCTTCTTCGAGCCCAAGCGGCGCTACTGGGACAAGGCCGAGGTCGACACGGGCGCGCCGCCCGCCCCGCTCTGGAACGCCCGGGTCGCGCGCGAGGGGACCGTGGCGACGCTGCTCAGCTACGGCCCGAGTGTGCGGACCTGCCTCGAGGCGGCCGCCGCGGCGGCGTCCGAGGGCCAGGACCTCGAGGTGGTCGACCTGCGCGCGCTGTCGCCCGTCGACTGGGAGACCGTGTTCGCTTCGGTGCGCAAGACCGGCCACGCGATCGTCGTCTCCGAAGCGCCGGTCTTCGGCTCCATCGGCGGCGAGATCGCGGCCCGGATCAGCGAACGCTGCTTCTACTCCCTCGAGGCTCCGGTGCTGCGGGTCTGCGGGTTCTCGACGCCGTACCCGACCGCCCGGATCGAGGAGGAATACCTGCCCGACCTCGACCGCATCCTCGATGCCGTCGACCGATCGCTCGCCTTCTAG
- a CDS encoding GNAT family N-acetyltransferase, which produces MSVEVVPARGRWDDFASLMVPRKPGGHGCVCMAYRNSSLDLPRRISHMRSLCAAEPGPGVLAYVDGHVAGWCSVAPKPTYRALVNSRTIPHVDDDDIWSVVCFVIGVGFRRRGLMHDLLDGAVVHALDSGAPALEGYPVETSGGRVDQNSGYVGTVNLFESHGFHRVGPTTGKRGGKPRWLVRRELP; this is translated from the coding sequence GTGAGCGTCGAGGTCGTTCCTGCTCGCGGGCGATGGGACGACTTCGCGTCGCTGATGGTGCCACGCAAGCCGGGTGGGCACGGCTGCGTGTGCATGGCGTACCGCAACTCGAGCCTGGACTTGCCCCGCCGGATCTCCCATATGCGGTCACTGTGCGCAGCCGAGCCCGGTCCCGGGGTGCTCGCCTATGTGGACGGTCACGTTGCGGGCTGGTGCTCGGTGGCTCCCAAGCCCACCTACCGCGCGCTGGTCAACTCACGGACGATTCCCCACGTCGACGATGACGACATCTGGTCCGTGGTCTGCTTCGTCATCGGGGTGGGATTCCGGCGCCGCGGCCTGATGCACGACCTGCTCGACGGCGCTGTCGTGCACGCGCTCGATTCGGGCGCACCCGCACTGGAGGGTTACCCCGTTGAGACGTCCGGCGGCCGGGTCGACCAGAACAGCGGCTACGTCGGAACCGTGAACCTGTTCGAGTCGCACGGCTTCCACCGCGTCGGCCCGACCACCGGCAAGAGGGGCGGCAAGCCGCGCTGGTTGGTACGACGCGAGCTGCCCTGA
- a CDS encoding xanthine dehydrogenase family protein molybdopterin-binding subunit, producing the protein MTETTTEVGRRRTRKEDAKLVTGQTTWTDSIALPGLLQFSILRSPMAHAKITRIDVSPALEMPGVIAAFSGADLADQLGSLPCAWPVTPDMVAPAHPPIAVDEVRYVGDAVAVVVARDRYASADALEAIEVEYEPLPPVLDMEAALADGAPLVHSDKGTNRCFDWPFAGGDYEAAKAAADVVVSRRFIQQRLLPSAMEPRAVVVAPIAAADEYTVYSSTQIPHVLRVMLALTTGTPEHKLRVITPDVGGGFGSKLNVYAEEVIGLVLAKRLGRPVRWTESRSEGYQATIHGRDQIQDIEIAARSDGKVLGLKVRLLADMGAYLQLVTPGVPLLGAFMFPAIYKMDAYDFACTGVFTTKTPTDAYRGAGRPEATFAIERIMDELAAELGRDPMDLRRQNWITHEEFPFETIAGLTYDSGNYEAATDEAMRMFDYDGLRREQAARRERNDSVQLGIGISTFTEMCGLAPSRVLGSLSYGAGGWEAASIRMLPTGKVEVVTGSSPHGQGHVTSWSQIAADALGVPFEDVEVLYGDTEVSPKGMDTYGSRSLVVGGVAIHRAADKVIEKAKRIAAHLLEASESDITFANGTFSVQGSPDAKMTIQEIALATFAAHNLPDGVEPTLDSDYVFDPENFSFPHGTHLCAMEIDTETGRATMRSYVCVDDVGRVVNPLIVEGQVHGGIAQGVAQALYEEAVYDEDGNLTTGTMADYLVPSAADLPTFQTGRTETPATSNPLGVKGVGEAGTIASTPAVINAIIDALRPYGVNEVPMPATPERVWRALQDARNGGGAK; encoded by the coding sequence ATGACCGAGACGACCACCGAGGTCGGCCGGCGGCGTACCCGCAAGGAAGACGCGAAGCTGGTCACCGGTCAGACCACCTGGACCGACAGCATCGCCCTTCCCGGCCTGCTCCAGTTCTCGATCCTGCGCAGCCCGATGGCGCACGCCAAGATCACCCGCATCGACGTCTCGCCGGCGCTCGAGATGCCCGGCGTGATCGCTGCCTTCAGCGGAGCCGATCTCGCCGACCAGCTCGGATCGCTGCCGTGTGCCTGGCCGGTGACGCCGGACATGGTCGCGCCCGCGCATCCACCGATCGCCGTCGACGAGGTGCGGTACGTCGGTGACGCGGTTGCGGTTGTCGTTGCACGCGACCGGTACGCGTCGGCCGATGCGCTCGAGGCGATCGAGGTCGAGTACGAACCGTTGCCACCGGTCCTGGACATGGAGGCCGCGCTCGCGGACGGCGCACCCTTGGTGCACAGCGACAAGGGCACCAACCGCTGCTTCGACTGGCCGTTCGCCGGCGGTGACTACGAGGCGGCGAAGGCGGCGGCCGATGTCGTGGTTTCGCGGCGGTTCATCCAGCAGCGCCTGCTGCCGTCCGCGATGGAGCCGCGCGCGGTGGTCGTCGCACCGATCGCCGCCGCCGACGAATACACGGTCTACTCCTCGACCCAGATCCCGCACGTGCTTCGCGTGATGCTCGCGCTCACGACCGGGACGCCCGAGCACAAGCTGCGAGTCATCACTCCCGATGTCGGTGGCGGCTTCGGCTCGAAGCTCAACGTGTACGCCGAAGAGGTCATCGGTCTCGTGCTCGCCAAGCGGCTCGGCCGGCCGGTGCGCTGGACGGAGTCGCGCAGCGAGGGCTACCAGGCGACCATCCACGGCCGCGACCAGATCCAGGACATCGAGATCGCTGCGCGTTCGGACGGCAAGGTCCTCGGGTTGAAGGTCCGGTTGCTCGCCGACATGGGCGCCTACCTGCAGCTGGTTACGCCCGGCGTGCCGCTGCTCGGCGCGTTCATGTTCCCGGCGATCTACAAGATGGACGCCTACGACTTCGCGTGCACCGGCGTCTTCACGACGAAGACGCCCACCGATGCCTACCGCGGCGCCGGTCGCCCGGAGGCGACCTTCGCGATCGAACGCATCATGGACGAGCTCGCCGCGGAACTCGGTCGCGACCCGATGGACTTGCGCCGGCAGAACTGGATCACCCACGAGGAGTTCCCGTTCGAGACGATCGCCGGCCTGACCTACGACTCCGGCAACTACGAGGCCGCGACCGATGAAGCGATGCGGATGTTCGACTACGACGGGCTGCGTCGCGAGCAGGCGGCACGCCGCGAACGCAACGACTCCGTCCAGCTCGGAATCGGCATCTCGACGTTCACCGAGATGTGTGGACTCGCGCCGAGCCGGGTCCTCGGATCGCTGTCCTACGGGGCCGGCGGCTGGGAGGCCGCGAGCATCCGGATGTTGCCGACCGGGAAGGTCGAGGTCGTCACCGGCTCGTCACCGCACGGTCAGGGCCACGTGACCTCGTGGAGCCAGATCGCCGCGGACGCGCTCGGCGTGCCGTTCGAGGACGTCGAAGTCCTCTACGGCGACACCGAGGTGAGCCCCAAGGGCATGGACACCTACGGGTCTCGGTCGCTCGTCGTCGGCGGGGTCGCCATCCACCGCGCCGCCGACAAGGTGATCGAGAAGGCCAAGCGGATCGCCGCGCACCTGTTGGAGGCTTCGGAGTCCGACATCACGTTCGCGAACGGCACGTTCTCGGTGCAGGGTTCGCCGGACGCCAAGATGACGATCCAGGAGATCGCGCTGGCGACTTTTGCGGCGCACAACCTGCCGGACGGTGTCGAGCCCACCCTGGACTCCGACTACGTTTTCGACCCGGAGAACTTCTCCTTCCCACACGGCACCCACCTGTGCGCGATGGAGATCGACACCGAGACCGGCCGCGCGACGATGCGCTCCTACGTCTGCGTCGACGACGTCGGCAGGGTGGTCAACCCGCTCATCGTGGAGGGGCAGGTGCACGGCGGCATCGCGCAGGGCGTGGCTCAGGCGTTGTACGAGGAGGCCGTGTACGACGAGGACGGCAACCTCACGACCGGCACGATGGCCGACTACCTGGTGCCGAGCGCGGCCGACCTGCCGACCTTCCAGACCGGGCGAACCGAGACCCCGGCGACGTCAAACCCGTTGGGCGTCAAGGGCGTCGGCGAGGCCGGGACGATCGCGTCGACGCCTGCCGTGATCAACGCGATCATCGACGCGCTTCGACCGTACGGTGTCAACGAAGTCCCGATGCCGGCGACGCCGGAGCGGGTATGGCGGGCCCTGCAGGACGCACGGAACGGAGGGGGCGCGAAATGA
- a CDS encoding acyl-CoA dehydrogenase: MTHYKANLRDLEFTLFEVLGRGSVLGAGAFAEVDEDTARSLLEEVRHLAEGPLAESFADADRHPPTFDPATHSVTLPESFKASYRAFVDGGWDRLGLSAELGGMGLPPSIIWAANEMVLGANPAIHMYAAGPNFASILHRLGTPDQKRLAELAVERHWGSTMVLTEPDAGSDVGAGRTKATEQPDGSWHIEGVKRFITSGDWDVPENIVHLVLARPLGAGPGTKGLSLFAVPKFHVDLATGELGERNGVFVTNLEKKMGLKVSTTCELTFGDGDLPAVGWLVGDVHAGIAQMFQVIEMARMMVGTKAIATLSTGYLNALEYAKTRVQGADLTQLLDKAAPRVTITHHPDVRRSLMLQKAYAEGMRALVLYTATFQDAVMDAASQGETDDDAVRMNDLLLPIVKGFGSEKSYELLGSQSLQTFGGSGFLQDYPIEQYIRDSKIDTLYEGTTAIQGQDLFFRKIVRDQGAALTTLVEQIKAFADSDAGNGRLKNERKLLAEALGDAQGMVEAMVGYLTASTDDVRNLYKVGLNTSRLLMALGDVVIGWLLLRQAEVALNALTAGVRSPADEDFYTGKVAAATFFAQTRLPLLHAERVVVETTTLDVMDLAESAF, translated from the coding sequence ATGACGCACTACAAGGCGAACCTCCGCGACCTGGAGTTCACCCTGTTCGAGGTCCTCGGTCGAGGCTCGGTGCTGGGCGCCGGAGCCTTCGCCGAGGTCGACGAGGACACCGCCCGCAGCCTGCTCGAGGAGGTCCGCCACCTCGCCGAGGGCCCGCTGGCCGAGTCCTTCGCCGACGCCGACCGGCACCCGCCGACGTTCGACCCCGCGACCCACAGCGTGACGCTGCCCGAGTCGTTCAAGGCGTCCTACCGCGCGTTCGTCGACGGCGGCTGGGACCGCCTCGGTCTGTCCGCCGAGCTCGGCGGCATGGGGCTCCCCCCGTCGATCATCTGGGCGGCGAACGAGATGGTGCTCGGCGCCAACCCCGCGATCCACATGTACGCCGCCGGACCCAACTTCGCGAGCATCCTGCACCGGCTGGGCACGCCGGACCAGAAGCGCCTGGCCGAGCTCGCCGTCGAGCGGCACTGGGGCTCGACGATGGTGCTGACCGAGCCGGATGCCGGCTCGGACGTCGGCGCCGGGCGCACCAAGGCGACCGAACAGCCGGACGGCTCCTGGCACATCGAGGGGGTCAAGCGCTTCATCACCAGTGGCGACTGGGACGTGCCGGAGAACATCGTCCATCTCGTGCTGGCTCGCCCGCTCGGTGCCGGCCCGGGCACCAAGGGGCTCTCGCTGTTCGCCGTACCGAAGTTCCATGTCGATCTCGCGACCGGCGAGCTCGGCGAGCGCAACGGCGTGTTCGTGACCAACCTCGAGAAGAAGATGGGCCTGAAGGTGTCCACCACCTGCGAGCTCACCTTCGGTGACGGCGACCTGCCGGCGGTCGGCTGGCTGGTCGGCGACGTGCACGCCGGCATCGCGCAGATGTTCCAGGTCATCGAGATGGCCCGGATGATGGTCGGCACCAAGGCGATCGCAACGCTGTCGACCGGCTACCTCAACGCGCTGGAGTACGCGAAGACGCGCGTGCAGGGCGCGGATCTCACCCAGCTGCTCGACAAGGCCGCACCGCGGGTGACGATCACCCATCACCCGGACGTCCGCCGCTCGTTGATGCTGCAGAAGGCGTACGCCGAGGGCATGCGCGCACTCGTGCTCTACACCGCGACCTTCCAGGACGCCGTCATGGACGCGGCCTCCCAGGGCGAGACCGACGACGACGCAGTCCGCATGAACGACCTCCTGCTGCCGATCGTCAAGGGTTTCGGCTCGGAGAAGTCCTACGAGCTGCTCGGCTCGCAGTCGCTGCAGACCTTCGGCGGCTCGGGCTTCCTGCAGGACTACCCGATCGAGCAATACATCCGGGACTCGAAGATCGACACGCTCTACGAGGGGACGACCGCGATCCAGGGTCAGGACCTGTTCTTCCGCAAGATCGTCCGGGACCAGGGCGCCGCGCTGACGACGTTGGTCGAACAGATCAAGGCGTTCGCCGACTCCGACGCCGGCAACGGTCGGCTGAAGAACGAGCGGAAGCTGCTCGCCGAGGCACTCGGTGATGCGCAAGGCATGGTCGAGGCGATGGTCGGCTATCTCACCGCATCGACCGACGACGTACGCAACCTGTACAAGGTGGGCCTCAACACGTCCCGGTTGCTGATGGCGCTCGGCGACGTCGTGATCGGCTGGCTGCTGCTGCGGCAGGCCGAGGTGGCGTTGAACGCGCTCACTGCCGGGGTGCGGTCGCCGGCGGACGAGGACTTCTACACCGGCAAGGTCGCGGCCGCAACGTTCTTCGCCCAGACCCGGCTGCCGCTGCTGCACGCCGAGCGAGTCGTGGTCGAGACGACCACCCTCGACGTGATGGACCTGGCCGAATCCGCGTTCTGA
- a CDS encoding (2Fe-2S)-binding protein translates to MARVSMKVDGVSYSDEVEPRRLLVHHLRDGLGRVGTPIGCDSSNCGACTVLMNGESVKSCSVLAVQADGAEITTIQGLASDGEWHPVQQAFKDNHGLQCGYCTPGMIMAAVDLLRTNPNPTEAEVRDGLEGNLCRCTGYVNIVRSVLAAAAAMRGESSPSSAEEKAGVS, encoded by the coding sequence ATGGCGCGCGTGAGCATGAAAGTCGATGGCGTGAGCTACTCCGACGAGGTCGAGCCCAGACGGCTGCTCGTCCACCACCTGAGGGATGGGCTCGGGCGAGTCGGCACCCCGATCGGCTGCGACAGCTCGAACTGCGGTGCCTGCACCGTGCTGATGAACGGCGAGAGCGTGAAGTCGTGCTCGGTGCTCGCCGTACAGGCCGACGGAGCCGAGATCACCACGATCCAGGGCCTGGCGAGCGACGGTGAGTGGCACCCGGTCCAGCAGGCGTTCAAGGACAACCACGGCCTGCAGTGCGGCTACTGCACGCCGGGAATGATCATGGCGGCGGTCGATCTGCTGCGCACGAACCCGAATCCCACCGAGGCTGAGGTGCGCGACGGGCTCGAAGGCAACCTGTGCCGCTGCACCGGCTACGTCAACATCGTCCGCTCCGTGCTCGCCGCGGCCGCCGCGATGCGCGGCGAGAGCTCGCCGAGCAGCGCCGAGGAGAAGGCAGGTGTGTCATGA
- a CDS encoding MoxR family ATPase, with product MPADITSADLLRARLEEHDYLADDGLATAAYLSLAMGRPLFLEGEAGVGKTSLAVALAELLSAELIRLQCYEGIDASQALYDWDFPRQLLHLRAVEAAGGVADPESIDRLDREVYDRRFLLARPLLQALETTPSVLLIDEVDRSDDEFEAFLLQLLSDYSVTIPELGTIRAEVPPVAVLTSNRTRELHDALKRRCLYHWVEHPSFDREVAIIRRQVPEAGELIARQVAASAQLLREEDLAKPPGVAESIDWAVALVALGADRLDPDNAIATLGAVLKYREDQERVRRMDIGAMIAVAVSGG from the coding sequence CTGCCGGCGGACATCACGTCGGCGGATCTGCTTCGCGCCCGGCTCGAGGAGCACGACTACCTCGCGGACGACGGGCTGGCCACCGCGGCGTACCTCTCGCTGGCGATGGGACGGCCGCTGTTCCTCGAAGGCGAGGCCGGTGTCGGGAAGACTTCACTCGCCGTGGCGCTCGCGGAGCTGCTCTCCGCCGAGCTGATCCGCCTGCAGTGCTACGAGGGGATCGATGCGTCTCAGGCGTTGTACGACTGGGATTTCCCGCGCCAGCTGTTGCACCTGCGCGCGGTCGAGGCGGCGGGCGGCGTCGCCGATCCGGAGAGCATCGACCGGCTCGACCGCGAGGTGTATGACCGGCGCTTCCTTCTCGCGCGCCCGTTGCTGCAGGCGTTGGAGACCACGCCTTCGGTGCTGCTCATCGACGAGGTCGATCGTTCCGATGACGAGTTCGAGGCCTTCCTGCTGCAGCTGCTGTCGGACTACTCGGTCACGATTCCCGAGCTGGGCACGATCCGGGCCGAGGTGCCGCCGGTTGCGGTGCTCACCTCGAACCGCACGCGCGAGCTGCACGACGCGCTGAAGCGCCGGTGCCTCTATCACTGGGTCGAGCATCCGTCGTTCGATCGCGAGGTGGCCATCATCCGGCGCCAGGTGCCCGAGGCGGGCGAGCTGATCGCGCGGCAGGTCGCGGCCTCCGCGCAGCTGCTGCGCGAGGAGGACCTCGCCAAGCCGCCCGGCGTGGCCGAGTCCATCGACTGGGCGGTCGCGCTGGTCGCGCTCGGCGCCGACCGGCTCGATCCCGACAACGCGATCGCGACTCTCGGCGCGGTGCTGAAGTACCGCGAGGACCAGGAGCGAGTACGCCGGATGGACATCGGGGCGATGATCGCGGTCGCCGTCAGCGGTGGCTGA
- a CDS encoding xanthine dehydrogenase family protein subunit M — protein MIPASVDYVAPNSVAEALSALAAGGEDAKIIAGGQSLLPVLRLRLAYPSTLVDLRNIAELKGVREDGGTLVIGAMTRHCDVIDDELVAQHAPLIAAAERTVADPAIRHRGTVGGSLSHADPAGDLAAVMLALDAELVVEGSGGRRTVPAAEFFVDYLQTVLSPDEILVEVRVPTLTGWGVHYEKFQRVAQAWAIVGVAAAVRVEGGSIAEARIGLTNMGTVPIRASAVEAALAGCAVDAEAIGAATASVAEGTNPPSDLGGAADYRRHLAAVLTRRAVLAAAGGE, from the coding sequence ATGATTCCCGCATCCGTCGACTACGTGGCGCCGAACTCGGTCGCCGAAGCCCTGTCCGCGCTCGCCGCAGGCGGCGAGGACGCGAAGATCATCGCCGGCGGGCAGAGCCTGCTCCCGGTGCTCCGGCTACGGCTCGCTTACCCGAGCACGCTGGTCGACCTGCGCAACATCGCCGAGCTCAAGGGCGTCCGCGAGGATGGCGGGACCCTCGTCATCGGTGCGATGACTCGGCACTGCGATGTCATCGATGACGAGCTGGTGGCGCAGCACGCCCCGTTGATCGCGGCTGCCGAGCGCACGGTTGCCGATCCCGCGATCCGCCATCGTGGCACCGTCGGCGGGTCACTGTCCCACGCCGACCCCGCTGGTGACCTCGCGGCGGTGATGCTCGCGCTCGACGCCGAGCTGGTGGTCGAGGGATCGGGCGGTCGCCGTACCGTCCCGGCCGCGGAGTTCTTCGTCGACTATCTACAGACCGTGCTCTCGCCGGACGAGATCCTCGTCGAGGTGCGGGTGCCGACCCTCACCGGGTGGGGTGTCCACTACGAGAAGTTCCAGCGGGTCGCCCAGGCCTGGGCGATCGTGGGTGTCGCGGCTGCGGTCCGGGTCGAGGGCGGCTCGATCGCGGAGGCGAGGATCGGGTTGACCAACATGGGCACCGTTCCGATCCGGGCGTCGGCCGTCGAGGCTGCGTTGGCCGGCTGTGCGGTCGACGCCGAAGCAATCGGCGCCGCGACCGCCTCGGTCGCCGAAGGCACCAACCCGCCATCCGACCTCGGCGGCGCGGCGGACTACCGCAGGCATCTCGCCGCGGTCCTGACCCGCCGCGCGGTGCTGGCCGCGGCCGGAGGCGAGTGA
- a CDS encoding dihydrolipoamide acetyltransferase family protein, whose amino-acid sequence MPTFRDFALPDLGEGLTEGEILAWHVAVGDEVKLNQPIVEVETAKAAVEIPSPHAGVVSALHCGVGDTVDVGTAIITFDIDPGGSVAPQPELTVDQASIQGGDMVPSEPGIIGSPAPKGGEEKVQILVGSGLKASKLTRRPRVAAGRPAERSNGDGSGPPVQPARVSAAAVGARAERLAEVHVLAKPPVRKLARDLGVDLRVIGGTGPDGTVTRDDVQAAASGQPAGMIAAVSPAPDFDPATREQRIPVKGVRKMTAEAMVASAFTAPHVTEWVSVDMTPAMDLVGRLREHEDFAETKVSPLLLVARAMILAIRRHPMINSSWDDAAQEIVVKDYVNLGIAAATPRGLIVPNIKDAGRLSMPELAQALERLVEVARGGHTPPADMARGTITITNVGVFGVDGGTPILNPGESAILCFGAVRDMPWVHEGRIEIRKVTQLGLSFDHRIVDGQLGSEFLADLAGMLADPWRLVTWH is encoded by the coding sequence ATGCCGACCTTCCGCGACTTCGCGCTGCCCGACCTCGGCGAGGGCCTGACCGAGGGCGAGATTCTCGCCTGGCACGTCGCCGTCGGTGACGAGGTGAAGCTGAACCAGCCGATCGTCGAGGTGGAGACCGCCAAGGCCGCGGTCGAGATCCCGTCGCCGCACGCCGGTGTGGTCAGCGCTCTGCACTGCGGCGTGGGAGACACCGTCGATGTCGGTACGGCGATCATCACCTTCGACATCGACCCCGGCGGGTCGGTGGCGCCGCAGCCCGAGCTCACCGTGGACCAGGCCTCGATCCAGGGCGGCGACATGGTGCCCTCGGAGCCCGGGATCATCGGCTCGCCCGCGCCGAAGGGCGGCGAGGAGAAGGTCCAGATCCTCGTCGGCAGCGGCCTCAAAGCCTCCAAGCTCACCCGGCGCCCCAGGGTTGCCGCCGGCCGCCCGGCGGAGCGGTCGAACGGCGACGGATCCGGCCCCCCCGTGCAGCCCGCTCGGGTGTCGGCCGCAGCCGTCGGCGCGCGCGCCGAGCGGCTGGCCGAGGTGCACGTGCTTGCCAAGCCGCCGGTGCGCAAGCTGGCACGCGACCTCGGCGTCGACCTGCGGGTGATCGGCGGCACCGGCCCGGACGGAACGGTGACCCGAGACGACGTGCAGGCTGCAGCTTCCGGTCAGCCGGCCGGAATGATCGCCGCGGTCTCGCCCGCACCGGACTTCGACCCGGCGACGCGCGAACAGCGGATCCCGGTCAAGGGCGTTCGCAAGATGACCGCGGAGGCGATGGTCGCGAGCGCGTTCACCGCGCCGCACGTCACCGAGTGGGTCAGCGTCGACATGACGCCGGCGATGGATCTGGTCGGGCGGTTGCGCGAACACGAAGACTTCGCCGAAACCAAGGTCTCCCCGCTGTTGCTGGTCGCCCGCGCGATGATCCTCGCGATCCGCCGGCACCCGATGATCAACTCCTCCTGGGACGACGCGGCGCAGGAGATCGTCGTCAAGGACTACGTGAACCTCGGGATCGCTGCGGCAACCCCGCGCGGACTGATCGTCCCGAACATCAAGGACGCCGGCCGGCTGTCCATGCCCGAGCTGGCGCAGGCACTGGAACGACTTGTCGAGGTGGCCCGCGGCGGTCACACGCCGCCGGCCGACATGGCCCGTGGCACCATCACCATCACCAACGTCGGCGTGTTCGGAGTCGACGGCGGGACGCCGATTCTCAACCCCGGCGAGTCGGCGATCCTCTGCTTCGGCGCGGTCAGGGACATGCCGTGGGTGCATGAGGGCCGGATCGAGATCCGCAAGGTCACCCAGCTCGGGCTGTCGTTCGACCACCGGATCGTCGATGGCCAGCTCGGCAGCGAGTTCCTCGCCGATCTCGCCGGCATGCTCGCCGACCCTTGGCGCCTGGTCACCTGGCACTGA